One window of the Deinococcus metalli genome contains the following:
- the fabZ gene encoding 3-hydroxyacyl-ACP dehydratase FabZ, with protein sequence MDPIMIQDVLTTLPHRFPFLLVDRVLSVEGGVVHAVKNVSINEPFFPGHFPQEPVMPGVLIIEALAQASFFCMRDSLEPGMIGYLAGIEGARFKRKVVPGDQLHLHAKLEFARRGLGKTTCRAEVDGVVAAEATILFAVGKG encoded by the coding sequence ATGGACCCGATCATGATTCAGGACGTCCTCACGACCCTGCCGCACCGCTTTCCGTTCCTGCTCGTCGACCGGGTGCTGAGCGTGGAGGGCGGAGTGGTGCACGCCGTGAAGAACGTCAGCATCAACGAGCCGTTCTTTCCCGGCCACTTTCCGCAGGAACCCGTGATGCCCGGCGTGCTGATCATCGAGGCGCTGGCGCAGGCGAGCTTCTTCTGCATGCGCGACTCGCTGGAGCCCGGCATGATCGGCTACCTGGCCGGCATCGAGGGCGCGCGCTTCAAGCGCAAGGTGGTGCCCGGCGACCAGCTGCACCTGCACGCCAAGCTGGAGTTCGCGCGCCGCGGCCTGGGCAAGACCACGTGCCGCGCCGAGGTGGACGGCGTGGTGGCGGCCGAGGCGACCATCCTGTTCGCCGTCGGGAAGGGCTAA
- the mreB gene encoding rod shape-determining protein has protein sequence MSVRLSEDIGIDLGTATFLIYSKSRGLVLQEPSVIAMARDSKQVKAVGEEAYRMIGRTPGGIVAVRPIKDGVIADEGLTEKMITMFLQKVQGSAGRLFGFKPQLMVGVPSNVSDVEKRAVLRAALNANAKRAFLIEEPLAAAIGAGLKIAEPIGSMVVDIGGGSTDVAVISLGGIVVSESMRVAGNEFDESIIRYVRRKHNVLIGERTAEEIKVKVGAAMLLDDAENLTAEVRGRDLVNGLPKTISLDSRDVVEALSEPVTKIVEGVKRVLEITPPELVSDIIDRGIVMTGGGSLLRNFDELLRQTTGIPVAVAENAVEAVAVGTGMALEMIPVLGDSLVSSDNYLRR, from the coding sequence ATGAGTGTGAGGCTGTCAGAAGACATCGGAATCGATCTGGGAACGGCGACGTTCCTGATTTACAGCAAGAGCCGCGGCCTGGTGCTGCAGGAACCCAGCGTGATCGCCATGGCCCGCGACAGCAAGCAGGTCAAGGCCGTGGGCGAGGAGGCGTACCGCATGATCGGGCGCACGCCGGGCGGCATCGTGGCTGTGCGGCCCATCAAGGACGGCGTGATCGCCGACGAGGGCCTGACCGAGAAGATGATCACCATGTTCCTGCAGAAGGTGCAGGGCAGCGCCGGGCGACTCTTCGGCTTCAAGCCGCAGCTGATGGTGGGCGTGCCCAGCAATGTCAGCGACGTGGAAAAACGCGCCGTGCTGCGGGCCGCGCTGAACGCCAACGCCAAGCGCGCCTTCCTGATCGAGGAACCGCTCGCCGCCGCGATCGGCGCGGGCCTGAAGATCGCCGAACCCATCGGCTCGATGGTCGTGGACATCGGCGGCGGCAGCACCGACGTCGCCGTGATCTCGCTGGGCGGCATCGTGGTGTCGGAATCCATGCGCGTGGCCGGCAACGAGTTCGACGAGAGCATCATCCGCTACGTGCGGCGCAAGCACAACGTCCTGATCGGTGAGCGCACCGCCGAGGAGATCAAGGTCAAGGTCGGCGCGGCCATGCTGCTCGACGACGCCGAGAACCTGACCGCCGAGGTGCGCGGCCGCGATCTCGTGAACGGTCTGCCCAAGACCATCAGTCTGGACAGCCGCGACGTGGTCGAGGCGCTGTCCGAGCCGGTCACGAAGATCGTCGAGGGCGTCAAGCGTGTGCTCGAGATCACGCCTCCCGAACTCGTGAGCGACATCATCGACCGCGGCATCGTGATGACCGGCGGCGGCTCACTGCTGCGCAACTTCGACGAGCTGCTGCGCCAGACGACCGGCATTCCGGTGGCCGTGGCCGAGAACGCCGTCGAGGCGGTCGCGGTCGGCACCGGCATGGCGCTGGAGATGATCCCCGTGCTGGGCGACTCGCTGGTGTCCAGCGACAACTACCTGCGCCGCTGA
- a CDS encoding acyl-CoA dehydrogenase, whose translation MTVPAEGMAFALSGDQRLIVQHVRDYARAEIAPHAAAFDRSGEFPRDQLRGLAELGLLGATVPERWGGAGLDSVTYALCLEEIAAADASVAVIVSVQNGLPEQMILRYGTDAQREAYLRPLAEGQHLGAFCLTESQAGSDAASLTLRATRDGDDWVLSGTKAWITSGGQADTYLVMARTGGPGARGVSCFIVPSGTPGLSFGRPEEKLGLHASHTTTVTFEDVRVPHANVVGEEGQGLIIALASLDAGRIGIAMQALGIARSALEHSARYASEREQFGRKLREFEGVSFKVARMAARIESARLVALKAAWLKDQGQPYGKEASIAKLLASEAAVDSARDAIQIFGGNGYSREYPVERLYRDAKVTEIYEGTSEIQQLVISRAVFADFA comes from the coding sequence ATGACCGTCCCCGCCGAGGGCATGGCCTTTGCGCTGTCCGGCGACCAGCGCTTGATCGTGCAGCACGTCCGTGACTACGCCCGCGCCGAGATCGCTCCCCACGCCGCCGCCTTCGACCGCAGCGGCGAGTTCCCGCGCGACCAGCTGCGCGGCCTGGCCGAGCTGGGGCTGCTGGGCGCCACCGTGCCGGAGCGCTGGGGTGGCGCGGGCCTGGACTCGGTGACCTACGCGTTGTGCCTGGAGGAAATCGCCGCCGCAGACGCCAGCGTGGCCGTGATCGTCTCGGTGCAGAACGGCCTGCCCGAACAGATGATCCTGCGCTACGGCACCGACGCTCAGCGCGAGGCGTATCTCCGGCCACTGGCCGAGGGCCAGCACCTGGGCGCGTTCTGCCTCACGGAATCGCAGGCGGGCAGCGACGCCGCCAGCCTGACCCTCAGGGCCACGCGCGACGGCGACGACTGGGTGCTCAGCGGCACCAAGGCGTGGATCACCTCTGGCGGTCAGGCCGACACCTACCTCGTGATGGCCCGCACTGGCGGCCCCGGAGCGCGCGGCGTGAGCTGCTTCATCGTGCCCAGCGGCACGCCGGGGCTGAGCTTCGGTCGGCCCGAGGAGAAACTCGGGCTACACGCGTCGCACACCACCACCGTCACGTTCGAGGACGTCCGCGTGCCGCACGCGAACGTGGTGGGCGAGGAGGGGCAGGGCCTGATCATCGCCCTGGCCAGCCTGGACGCCGGGCGGATCGGGATCGCCATGCAGGCGCTCGGGATCGCCCGCAGCGCGCTGGAACACAGCGCCCGCTACGCCAGCGAACGCGAACAGTTCGGCAGGAAACTCCGCGAGTTCGAGGGCGTGTCGTTCAAGGTCGCGCGCATGGCCGCCCGCATCGAGAGCGCGCGGCTGGTGGCCCTCAAGGCCGCGTGGCTCAAGGACCAGGGCCAGCCGTACGGCAAGGAGGCGTCCATCGCCAAGCTGCTCGCCAGCGAGGCGGCCGTGGACAGCGCCCGCGACGCCATCCAGATCTTCGGCGGCAACGGCTACAGCCGCGAGTATCCCGTCGAGCGGCTGTACCGCGACGCGAAGGTCACCGAGATCTACGAGGGCACCAGCGAGATCCAGCAACTTGTGATCAGCCGCGCGGTCTTCGCCGACTTCGCCTGA
- a CDS encoding potassium channel family protein — MLRQFLWLPGVFLVLAVLADLIVTCLQAGEGRLSRAVHRPLYALVQVTARISGRRRVLSWTTPVLIIGTLTAWTLLVWIGWTLVFWSQPGALLGADSGLPATLSATFYFVGYTLSTLGLGEIVAPDPVWRIVTDVAAISGFFLLTFAITFVVPIAQARSDRRELALHLHRAGPGAQALILRAHTDHDRGLLSLTTDLHFILNRIDAAHMNSPHLHRFHDHDRQDSLDISLPALGEALLILEGGLRTGAPQGLRRALASVDSLTRTFERIHHRPLPPVPPPPDLHPLRSAGLNVAPPEDFHAYLHTHEALRRRLHAMAQAGQWRWEQIAQVQDDLE, encoded by the coding sequence ATGCTCCGGCAATTCCTGTGGCTTCCCGGCGTGTTCCTAGTGCTCGCCGTGCTCGCCGACCTGATCGTCACGTGCCTCCAGGCCGGCGAGGGCCGCCTGAGCCGCGCCGTCCACCGTCCGCTGTACGCGCTGGTGCAGGTCACCGCGCGGATCAGCGGCCGGCGCCGCGTGCTGTCGTGGACCACGCCGGTGCTGATCATCGGCACCCTGACCGCGTGGACGCTGCTGGTGTGGATCGGGTGGACGCTGGTGTTCTGGTCGCAGCCCGGCGCGCTGCTGGGCGCGGACAGCGGCCTGCCCGCCACCCTGTCCGCCACGTTCTACTTCGTCGGGTACACCCTCAGCACCCTCGGCCTGGGCGAGATCGTCGCGCCGGACCCCGTGTGGCGGATCGTGACGGACGTGGCCGCCATCAGCGGCTTTTTCCTGCTGACCTTCGCTATTACGTTCGTCGTGCCGATCGCGCAGGCGCGCAGCGACCGCCGCGAACTCGCCCTGCACCTGCACCGTGCGGGGCCGGGTGCCCAGGCGCTGATCCTGCGGGCACACACGGACCACGACCGGGGCCTGCTGAGCCTCACCACGGACCTGCACTTCATCCTCAACCGCATCGACGCCGCGCACATGAACTCGCCGCACCTGCACCGCTTCCACGACCACGACCGCCAGGACTCGCTGGACATCAGCCTCCCCGCGCTCGGCGAGGCGCTGCTGATCCTCGAGGGCGGCCTGAGAACGGGCGCTCCCCAGGGCCTGCGCCGCGCCCTCGCGTCCGTGGACAGCCTGACGCGCACCTTCGAGCGCATCCACCACCGGCCGCTGCCGCCCGTGCCCCCGCCACCGGACCTCCACCCGTTGCGGTCCGCCGGGCTGAACGTCGCCCCTCCGGAGGACTTCCACGCATACCTGCACACCCATGAGGCCCTGCGCCGCCGCCTGCACGCCATGGCGCAGGCCGGCCAGTGGCGCTGGGAGCAGATCGCCCAGGTGCAGGACGACTTGGAGTAG
- a CDS encoding DUF4174 domain-containing protein yields the protein MSVPALLAVAALAAPFTLNEGGANRPWSLTSALGRERVLIVRNPPAAYLNDLRAQDTALQVRDLRVVALLPPGDPRLTGPRTLMLTVLADPGGTVGAQYGPAALIGKDRHIKARYPGPPRLETVGALIDTMPMRQQERRERGR from the coding sequence ATGAGCGTTCCCGCCCTCCTCGCCGTCGCTGCCCTGGCCGCCCCCTTCACCCTGAACGAAGGCGGCGCAAATCGCCCGTGGTCGCTGACCAGCGCTCTAGGCCGCGAGCGCGTGCTGATTGTGCGCAACCCTCCTGCCGCGTACCTGAACGACCTGCGTGCCCAGGACACCGCGCTGCAGGTGCGCGACCTGCGCGTGGTCGCCCTGCTTCCGCCCGGCGATCCCCGACTCACTGGCCCCCGCACGCTGATGCTCACCGTGCTCGCCGATCCCGGCGGCACCGTCGGTGCCCAGTACGGCCCGGCAGCGCTGATCGGCAAGGACCGTCACATCAAGGCCCGCTATCCCGGTCCGCCCCGCCTGGAGACCGTGGGCGCCCTGATCGACACCATGCCCATGCGCCAGCAGGAGCGCCGCGAACGCGGCCGCTGA